In Pelodiscus sinensis isolate JC-2024 chromosome 2, ASM4963464v1, whole genome shotgun sequence, the following proteins share a genomic window:
- the SIRT5 gene encoding NAD-dependent protein deacylase sirtuin-5, mitochondrial isoform X2, producing the protein MPLLSPKKPQQTVVVQIKNYKVILMSLFQFTTRRLVSQAYCGLKPPSSKKQRICLEMARFKSNMADFREVFAKAKHIAIITGAGVSAESGVPTFRGAGGYWRKWQAQELATPEAFARNSSRVWEFYHYRRELMLSKPPNAAHVAIAECEARLSKQGRSVVVITQNIDELHRRAGTKHLLEIHGSLFKTRCTSCGNVAKNYKSPICPALSGKGAPDPEMEDAKIPVENLPRCEEEDCNGLLRPHVVWFGETLDSDILTEVEKELEICDLCLVVGTSSVVYPAAMFAPQVSARGVPVAEFNMQTTPATDKFRFHFPGPCGTTLPPALARHKTEIIS; encoded by the exons ATGCCCCTTCtgtcccccaaaaaaccccaacaaacagTTGTGGTACAG ATTAAGAACTATAAAGTGATCCTAATGAGTCTTTTCCAGTTTACCACTAGAAGGCTGGTTTCACAAGCATATTGTGGACTTAAGCCACCTTCTTCCAAGAAACAACGAATTTGCTTAGAAATGGCTCGTTTTAAATCAA ATATGGCTGATTTTCGAGAAGTGTTTGCCAAAGCAAAGCACATAGCCATTATTACAGGGGCTGGTGTTAGTGCTGAAAGCGGTGTTCCTACCTTCAGAGGTGCAGGGGGCTACTGGAGAAAATGGCAAGCTCAG GAACTGGCTACCCCAGAAGCCTTTGCAAGGAACTCCTCCCGTGTGTGGGAATTTTATCATTACCGCCGGGAGCTGATGTTGAGTAAACCACCGAATGCAGCACATGTTGCCATTGCAGAGTGTGAAGCTAGACTGAGCAAACAGGGAAGAAGTGTTGTGGTCATAACTCAGAACATTGATGAGCTCCACAGAAGGGCAGGCACAAAACACCTCTTAGAAATTCATG GTAGTTTATTCAAAACCCGATGCACCAGCTGTGGAAATGTGGCAAAGAATTACAAAAGTCCAATATGTCCAGCTTTGTCTGGGAAAGG TGCCCCAGACCCTGAAATGGAAGATGCCAAGATTCCAGTTGAAAATCTTCCTCG GTGTGAAGAGGAAGACTGCAATGGTCTTCTCCGTCCCCATGTTGTGTGGTTTGGTGAAACTCTGGATTCTGACATTCTTACAGAGGTGGAAAAAGAACTTGAGATCTGTGACCTCTGTTTGGTG gTGGGAACCTCTTCTGTGGTATATCCTGCTGCTATGTTTGCTCCTCAAGTATCTGCAAGAGGAGTGCCAGTTGCAGAATTTAACATGCAAACCACCCCTGCCACAGATAAGTTCAG ATTTCACTTTCCAGGTCCCTGTGGTACAACCCTGCCTCCAGCGCTTGCTCGccataaaactgaaataatttcatAA
- the SIRT5 gene encoding NAD-dependent protein deacylase sirtuin-5, mitochondrial isoform X1 produces the protein MSLFQFTTRRLVSQAYCGLKPPSSKKQRICLEMARFKSNMADFREVFAKAKHIAIITGAGVSAESGVPTFRGAGGYWRKWQAQELATPEAFARNSSRVWEFYHYRRELMLSKPPNAAHVAIAECEARLSKQGRSVVVITQNIDELHRRAGTKHLLEIHGSLFKTRCTSCGNVAKNYKSPICPALSGKGAPDPEMEDAKIPVENLPRCEEEDCNGLLRPHVVWFGETLDSDILTEVEKELEICDLCLVVGTSSVVYPAAMFAPQVSARGVPVAEFNMQTTPATDKFRFHFPGPCGTTLPPALARHKTEIIS, from the exons ATGAGTCTTTTCCAGTTTACCACTAGAAGGCTGGTTTCACAAGCATATTGTGGACTTAAGCCACCTTCTTCCAAGAAACAACGAATTTGCTTAGAAATGGCTCGTTTTAAATCAA ATATGGCTGATTTTCGAGAAGTGTTTGCCAAAGCAAAGCACATAGCCATTATTACAGGGGCTGGTGTTAGTGCTGAAAGCGGTGTTCCTACCTTCAGAGGTGCAGGGGGCTACTGGAGAAAATGGCAAGCTCAG GAACTGGCTACCCCAGAAGCCTTTGCAAGGAACTCCTCCCGTGTGTGGGAATTTTATCATTACCGCCGGGAGCTGATGTTGAGTAAACCACCGAATGCAGCACATGTTGCCATTGCAGAGTGTGAAGCTAGACTGAGCAAACAGGGAAGAAGTGTTGTGGTCATAACTCAGAACATTGATGAGCTCCACAGAAGGGCAGGCACAAAACACCTCTTAGAAATTCATG GTAGTTTATTCAAAACCCGATGCACCAGCTGTGGAAATGTGGCAAAGAATTACAAAAGTCCAATATGTCCAGCTTTGTCTGGGAAAGG TGCCCCAGACCCTGAAATGGAAGATGCCAAGATTCCAGTTGAAAATCTTCCTCG GTGTGAAGAGGAAGACTGCAATGGTCTTCTCCGTCCCCATGTTGTGTGGTTTGGTGAAACTCTGGATTCTGACATTCTTACAGAGGTGGAAAAAGAACTTGAGATCTGTGACCTCTGTTTGGTG gTGGGAACCTCTTCTGTGGTATATCCTGCTGCTATGTTTGCTCCTCAAGTATCTGCAAGAGGAGTGCCAGTTGCAGAATTTAACATGCAAACCACCCCTGCCACAGATAAGTTCAG ATTTCACTTTCCAGGTCCCTGTGGTACAACCCTGCCTCCAGCGCTTGCTCGccataaaactgaaataatttcatAA